The following are encoded together in the Sphingomonas insulae genome:
- a CDS encoding S9 family peptidase — MRRWILGVALASAGNLAMAGEAIGQQAATTAATATGDLTLARVFGSPDLSGSQPRGVRLSPDGTLLTFLRARADEKERTDLWARDTRTGAERMLVDSKKVGSGAELTEAEKMQRERARISGSKGIVAYDFAPDGRSILVPLDGDLYLATLDGKVRRLTATPGGELNPVVSPKGGYVSFVRDQNLYAHPLAGGEARAVTQGGGGTIHFGEAEFVAQEEMDRRTGYWWSPDERYIAVEKFDEAPVRVFTRASIGAAGTKTYEQRYPAAGTPNVLVELYVMRPDGSGQVKVDLGSNPDIYLARVDWTPDGKTLLVQRQSRDQKTLDMLRVDPETGKASVLFTERSGARSWLNLSDDYKPMKDGSLIWRSERDGYGHLYRWTPDGKWTQLTKGAWVVTGLVGVDEGAAGSGGGRLYFTGTKDDVLEQHVYAVDIARPNVITRLTELGWTNSATMDAAATRFIVTRSNPKQPAQVYMADTSGKRIAWINENAIRPGHPYYPYLASHQPTKFGTIKAKDGTTLYWEMITPPLVAGKTYPVFFEHYGGPGTGQQVTHGWQGALPQFLVDQGYIYFKIDNRGSYNRGKAFEDQIYHAMGTVEVEDQLSGAEYLKTLPFVDATKIATYGWSYGGYMSLKMLEKTPGVYAAAVSGAPVTDWQLYDTHYTERYLGDPAKDPKSYATSAAVEDAAKIKDPLLLIHGMADDNVFLDNSTKVAARMQATATPFEMMFYPGYTHRVGGPVAPHLWGTILEFLDRTVKNKPAQ, encoded by the coding sequence ATGCGGAGATGGATCTTAGGCGTGGCGCTGGCGTCGGCGGGGAATCTGGCGATGGCCGGTGAGGCGATCGGCCAGCAGGCCGCGACGACGGCGGCCACCGCGACCGGCGACCTGACGCTGGCGCGGGTGTTCGGCAGCCCCGACCTGTCGGGATCGCAGCCGCGCGGCGTCAGGCTGTCGCCGGACGGCACGCTGCTGACCTTCCTGCGCGCGCGGGCCGATGAGAAGGAGCGCACCGACCTGTGGGCGCGCGACACGCGGACGGGCGCGGAGCGGATGCTGGTCGACAGCAAGAAGGTCGGCAGCGGCGCCGAGCTGACCGAGGCGGAGAAGATGCAGCGCGAGCGCGCGCGGATCAGCGGGTCGAAGGGCATCGTCGCCTATGACTTCGCGCCGGACGGCCGGTCGATCCTGGTGCCGCTGGACGGCGACCTGTATCTGGCGACGCTGGATGGCAAGGTGCGGCGGCTGACCGCGACGCCTGGCGGCGAGCTCAACCCCGTGGTGTCGCCGAAGGGCGGCTACGTCAGCTTCGTGCGCGACCAGAACCTGTATGCGCACCCGCTTGCCGGCGGTGAGGCGCGCGCGGTGACGCAGGGTGGCGGCGGCACGATCCACTTCGGCGAGGCGGAATTCGTCGCGCAGGAGGAAATGGATCGCCGCACCGGCTATTGGTGGTCGCCGGACGAACGGTACATTGCGGTGGAGAAGTTCGACGAGGCGCCGGTCCGCGTCTTCACGCGCGCGTCGATCGGCGCGGCGGGGACCAAGACGTACGAACAGCGCTATCCCGCCGCCGGTACGCCCAACGTACTTGTGGAGCTGTATGTGATGCGGCCCGACGGGTCGGGGCAGGTGAAGGTCGATCTGGGATCGAACCCCGACATCTATCTGGCGCGGGTCGATTGGACACCCGATGGCAAGACGCTGCTGGTGCAGCGGCAGAGCCGCGACCAGAAGACGCTCGACATGCTGCGCGTCGACCCCGAAACGGGGAAGGCGAGCGTGCTGTTCACCGAGCGATCGGGCGCGCGCAGCTGGCTAAACCTCAGCGACGATTACAAGCCGATGAAGGACGGCAGCCTGATCTGGCGGTCGGAGCGGGACGGTTATGGCCACCTGTATCGCTGGACGCCGGACGGCAAGTGGACGCAGCTGACCAAGGGCGCCTGGGTGGTTACCGGTCTGGTCGGCGTCGACGAGGGCGCCGCGGGATCGGGCGGCGGGCGGCTGTATTTCACCGGCACCAAGGACGACGTGCTCGAACAGCATGTCTATGCCGTCGATATCGCGCGGCCGAACGTCATCACGCGGCTGACCGAGCTTGGCTGGACCAATAGCGCGACGATGGATGCCGCGGCGACCCGCTTCATCGTGACGCGCTCGAACCCGAAGCAGCCGGCACAGGTGTACATGGCCGACACGAGCGGCAAGCGGATCGCGTGGATCAACGAGAATGCGATCCGGCCGGGGCATCCCTATTACCCGTATCTCGCCAGCCATCAGCCGACCAAGTTCGGGACGATCAAGGCCAAGGACGGCACGACCCTGTACTGGGAGATGATCACGCCGCCGCTGGTCGCGGGCAAGACCTATCCCGTCTTCTTCGAACATTACGGCGGGCCCGGCACCGGTCAGCAGGTGACGCATGGCTGGCAGGGCGCGTTGCCGCAGTTCCTGGTCGATCAGGGCTACATCTATTTCAAGATCGACAATCGCGGGTCGTACAATCGCGGCAAGGCGTTCGAGGACCAGATCTATCACGCGATGGGCACGGTCGAGGTGGAGGACCAGCTGTCGGGCGCCGAGTATCTGAAGACGCTGCCGTTCGTCGACGCAACGAAAATCGCGACCTATGGCTGGTCGTATGGCGGCTATATGTCGCTCAAGATGCTGGAGAAGACGCCGGGCGTCTATGCGGCCGCGGTGTCGGGTGCGCCGGTGACGGACTGGCAGCTGTACGACACGCATTATACCGAACGGTATCTGGGCGATCCGGCGAAGGACCCCAAGAGCTATGCCACGTCGGCGGCGGTCGAGGATGCAGCGAAGATCAAAGATCCGCTGCTGCTGATCCACGGCATGGCGGACGACAACGTGTTCCTCGACAATTCGACCAAGGTCGCGGCGCGGATGCAGGCGACCGCGACGCCGTTCGAGATGATGTTCTACCCCGGCTATACCCACCGCGTCGGCGGACCGGTGGCGCCGCACCTGTGGGGCACGATCCTGGAGTTCCTGGATCGCACCGTGAAGAACAAGCCGGCACAGTAA
- a CDS encoding aspartate-semialdehyde dehydrogenase: MGYRVVVAGATGNVGREMVNILAEREFPADEIAVLASSRSQGETIEYGDTGKMLKVQNIEHFDPSGWDMALFAIGSEATKVYAPKFAAAGCTVIDNSSLYRMDPDVPLIVPEVNAAAIDGYKARNIIANPNCSTAQMVVALKPLHDVARIRRVVVSTYQSVSGAGKVGMDELFEQSRNIFVGDPAEAKKFTKQIAFNVIPHIDSFLDDGSTKEEWKMVVETKKILDPKIKVTATCVRVPVFVGHSESINIEFEDEISAEDAKRILREAPGIMLIDKHEDGGYITPIEAAGDDATYISRVREDPTVENGLNIWCVSDNLRKGAALNAVQIAELLGRRHLKKDG; this comes from the coding sequence ATGGGTTATCGGGTGGTGGTCGCGGGCGCGACGGGCAATGTCGGGCGCGAGATGGTCAACATCCTCGCCGAGCGCGAATTCCCCGCGGACGAGATCGCGGTGCTGGCGTCGAGCCGGAGCCAGGGCGAGACGATCGAATATGGCGACACCGGCAAGATGCTGAAGGTGCAGAACATCGAGCATTTCGATCCTTCGGGGTGGGACATGGCGCTGTTCGCGATCGGCAGCGAGGCGACCAAGGTCTATGCTCCCAAGTTCGCCGCAGCGGGCTGTACGGTGATCGACAATTCGTCGCTGTACCGGATGGACCCCGACGTGCCGCTGATCGTGCCGGAAGTGAATGCCGCGGCGATCGACGGCTACAAGGCCCGCAACATCATCGCCAATCCGAATTGTTCGACCGCGCAGATGGTGGTGGCGCTGAAGCCGCTCCACGACGTGGCCCGGATCAGGCGCGTGGTGGTGTCGACCTATCAATCCGTGTCCGGTGCGGGCAAGGTCGGCATGGACGAACTGTTCGAGCAGAGCCGCAACATATTCGTCGGCGATCCCGCCGAGGCCAAGAAGTTCACCAAGCAGATCGCGTTCAACGTGATCCCGCACATCGACAGCTTCCTGGACGACGGATCGACCAAGGAGGAATGGAAGATGGTGGTCGAGACCAAGAAGATCCTCGATCCCAAGATCAAGGTGACGGCGACCTGCGTGCGCGTGCCGGTGTTCGTCGGCCATTCGGAATCGATCAACATCGAATTCGAGGACGAGATTTCGGCCGAGGACGCCAAGCGCATCCTGCGCGAGGCGCCGGGGATCATGCTGATCGATAAGCACGAGGACGGCGGCTACATCACCCCGATCGAGGCCGCCGGCGACGATGCGACCTATATCAGCCGCGTCCGCGAGGACCCGACCGTGGAGAACGGCCTGAACATCTGGTGCGTCAGCGACAACCTTCGCAAGGGCGCCGCGCTCAACGCGGTGCAGATCGCGGAGCTGCTCGGCCGACGGCACCTGAAGAAGGACGGCTGA
- a CDS encoding alpha/beta fold hydrolase has protein sequence MAHLPTDTDYFTSFDGTRIAWRELGAGRPVVLIHGYFSTAEVNWIKYGHAAAIAARGFRVIMPDLRGHGASDRPHDIAAYPPDALMRDGMALIAHLGLTDYDLGGYSLGGRTTMRMLVNGATPRRAMLSGMGLTGILQTSGRGEYFRNILTNLGSFERGTNEWMTEAFLKTTKGDPVALLNVLATFVDTPRSALANIDVPVAVITGAEDDDNGSGAALADALPNAVFREIPGGHMSAVAKPELGQAIADFLSS, from the coding sequence TTGGCCCATCTCCCGACCGACACGGATTATTTCACCAGCTTCGATGGCACCCGCATTGCCTGGCGCGAACTGGGCGCGGGGCGGCCGGTGGTGTTGATCCACGGCTATTTTTCCACGGCGGAGGTCAACTGGATCAAATACGGCCATGCCGCGGCGATCGCCGCGCGCGGGTTCAGGGTCATCATGCCCGACCTGCGCGGCCATGGAGCGAGCGATCGGCCGCACGATATCGCCGCCTATCCGCCCGATGCGCTGATGCGCGACGGCATGGCGCTGATCGCGCACCTCGGCCTGACCGACTACGACCTGGGCGGCTATTCGCTGGGCGGGCGGACGACGATGCGGATGCTGGTGAACGGCGCGACCCCCCGCCGGGCGATGCTGTCGGGTATGGGGCTGACCGGTATCTTGCAGACGTCCGGCCGGGGCGAGTATTTCCGCAACATCCTGACCAACCTCGGCAGCTTCGAGCGTGGCACCAACGAATGGATGACCGAGGCCTTTCTGAAGACGACGAAGGGCGATCCCGTCGCGCTGCTGAACGTGCTGGCGACGTTCGTCGACACGCCGCGGTCCGCGCTGGCGAACATCGACGTGCCGGTCGCGGTCATCACCGGGGCGGAGGATGACGACAACGGATCGGGCGCGGCGCTGGCCGATGCGCTGCCGAACGCCGTGTTCCGCGAGATACCGGGCGGGCATATGAGCGCGGTGGCGAAACCCGAGCTGGGGCAGGCGATCGCCGATTTCCTGAGTTCCTGA
- a CDS encoding endonuclease/exonuclease/phosphatase family protein: MASTVPINNCAYCLTTWNSQGSLKRQEKQDILKGLPMPAKTNILFLQEAGAEPVALAGYSSFTGDQVGSFAGRCTCQLLVPVPATPVMLVTKDKAAFVTGGVAGRTCAAAMLGDTLLISMHTTANDTAADTIALVALLNTNPDYAKCRLIVIGADFNIEPDSLQASLAAQAITRTATLWPFAAAIWRTGQKTQGGAGKDKRELDYFVVLTPRNPAVDFRAGQPSVKAVDCSDHNPVQMVCDLPPPRASAPTAARQTAARSADVTPADRPGPRTLRRPG, translated from the coding sequence ATGGCCTCGACCGTCCCGATCAATAACTGCGCCTATTGCCTGACGACTTGGAATTCGCAGGGCAGCCTGAAGCGCCAGGAGAAGCAGGACATCCTCAAAGGTCTGCCGATGCCGGCCAAGACCAACATCCTGTTCCTGCAAGAGGCGGGAGCCGAGCCGGTCGCGCTTGCCGGCTATTCCTCCTTCACCGGAGACCAGGTCGGCTCATTTGCCGGACGATGCACCTGCCAGTTGCTCGTTCCTGTGCCGGCGACGCCGGTCATGCTGGTGACGAAGGACAAGGCAGCGTTCGTCACCGGCGGCGTGGCCGGTCGCACCTGCGCCGCCGCAATGCTCGGCGACACGCTGCTGATCTCCATGCACACGACCGCCAACGACACCGCAGCGGATACCATCGCGCTCGTCGCCCTGCTCAATACGAACCCCGATTATGCGAAATGTCGGCTGATCGTGATCGGGGCGGATTTCAACATCGAACCCGATTCGCTCCAGGCCAGCCTCGCTGCGCAGGCGATCACGCGGACCGCGACGCTTTGGCCCTTCGCCGCGGCGATCTGGCGGACCGGCCAAAAGACGCAGGGCGGGGCCGGCAAGGACAAGCGGGAACTGGACTATTTCGTCGTGCTGACGCCGCGCAACCCTGCGGTCGATTTCCGCGCGGGCCAACCGAGCGTGAAGGCGGTGGATTGCAGCGACCACAATCCCGTGCAGATGGTCTGCGACCTGCCACCGCCGCGGGCGAGCGCACCGACGGCCGCCCGGCAGACCGCGGCGCGATCCGCGGACGTCACGCCGGCGGACAGGCCCGGGCCGCGCACGCTCCGCCGCCCGGGCTGA
- a CDS encoding MgtC/SapB family protein — translation MRFLTLFHLWPFLDTLVSYVTAFVLGTAIGAERQYRQRTAGLRTNALVAIGAAAFVDLGQRLGGDVESIRIIAYVVSGIGFLGAGVIMKEGMNVRGLNTAATLWCSAAVGSIAGSDMVAEAVLLTIVVLVANTALRPLVDAINRIPFAGSTVEATYSVTITVPTPAAGPMGDLLVGHLEAAQLPVADLNTQKRGEDHVALVATLVGTNVPDTELDALVAHLGRVHGIDHATWQVSTHD, via the coding sequence ATGCGCTTTCTGACCCTGTTCCACCTCTGGCCGTTCCTCGACACGCTGGTCAGCTACGTCACCGCCTTTGTCCTCGGCACCGCGATCGGGGCGGAGCGGCAATATCGCCAGCGTACCGCGGGTCTGCGGACCAACGCGCTGGTCGCGATCGGTGCGGCGGCGTTCGTGGACCTCGGCCAGCGGCTGGGCGGTGACGTCGAATCGATCCGTATCATCGCTTACGTGGTGTCGGGGATCGGCTTCCTCGGCGCCGGCGTCATCATGAAGGAGGGGATGAACGTCCGCGGTCTCAACACCGCGGCGACGCTCTGGTGCTCCGCGGCGGTGGGGTCGATCGCGGGGTCGGACATGGTGGCCGAAGCGGTGCTGCTGACGATCGTCGTGCTGGTCGCCAACACCGCGCTGAGGCCGCTGGTCGATGCGATCAACCGCATCCCCTTTGCCGGCAGCACGGTGGAAGCGACCTATAGCGTCACCATTACCGTGCCGACGCCCGCTGCCGGACCGATGGGCGACCTGCTCGTCGGGCATCTGGAGGCGGCGCAGCTGCCGGTCGCCGATCTCAACACGCAGAAGCGCGGCGAGGATCATGTCGCGCTGGTCGCGACGCTGGTCGGCACCAACGTGCCCGACACCGAACTCGACGCGCTGGTCGCGCACCTCGGCCGCGTCCACGGGATCGATCATGCGACCTGGCAGGTCAGCACGCACGATTAG
- a CDS encoding M2 family metallopeptidase gives MRLVSTAALAVALFAAPVAAQTAAAPAAKPTAAEADAYVAGVEKEAADLSVPANQTAWVNATYITDDTDALAAKSGAELTEKAVQWAKGAARFNGVAGVSGDTRRKLDLLKNGVGLPAPTTPGAATELATLTTRMSSSYGKGKGTLDGKPINGSDIEAAMGTTRDPAKLQEMWVSWNDNVGAPMRKDYTRMTAISNAGAKELGFGDVGAMWRSGYDMSPQQFEALTDQIWKEVEPLYMALHTYVRWKLNEKYGDAVQAKTGPIRSDLLGNMWAQEWGNIYDIVAPKGAGDVGYDTGELLKAKGYDPVKMVRQGEAFYSSLGFAPLPETFWQRSQIVKPADREVICHASAWDIDNADDIRIKMCTKVNGDDFVTIHHELGHNYYQRAYKNQLFLYKNGANDGFHEAIGDTVALSITPDYLVKIGLLAPAQVPAPDKDIGLLLRQAMDKVAFLPFGLLVDKWRWDVFSGKIGTGDYQKGWDALRLKYQGIKPPVARDETKFDAGAKYHIPATVPYTRYFLARVLQFQFYKAACDQAGWKGPLHRCSFYDNKAVGQKLDAMLSMGQSKPWPDALQVMTGSRQMSGKALVDYFAPLKTWLDQQNKGKPTGW, from the coding sequence ATGCGTCTCGTTTCCACCGCCGCGCTCGCCGTGGCGCTCTTCGCCGCGCCCGTTGCCGCCCAGACCGCAGCAGCACCCGCCGCCAAGCCGACCGCCGCCGAAGCCGACGCCTATGTCGCCGGCGTCGAGAAGGAGGCGGCGGACCTGTCCGTCCCCGCCAACCAGACGGCCTGGGTCAATGCGACCTACATCACCGACGATACCGATGCGCTGGCCGCCAAGTCCGGCGCGGAACTGACCGAGAAGGCGGTGCAGTGGGCGAAGGGTGCAGCGCGGTTCAACGGGGTCGCCGGCGTGTCGGGCGATACCCGGCGCAAGCTGGACCTGCTGAAGAACGGCGTCGGCCTGCCCGCACCGACCACGCCGGGCGCGGCGACGGAACTGGCGACGCTGACCACGCGGATGTCGTCGTCCTATGGCAAGGGCAAGGGAACGCTGGACGGCAAGCCGATCAACGGATCGGATATCGAGGCGGCGATGGGGACGACGCGCGATCCCGCCAAGCTGCAGGAGATGTGGGTCAGCTGGAACGACAACGTCGGCGCGCCGATGCGCAAGGACTATACGCGCATGACCGCCATTTCGAACGCGGGCGCGAAGGAGCTGGGCTTTGGCGACGTCGGCGCGATGTGGCGTTCGGGCTACGACATGAGCCCGCAGCAGTTCGAGGCGCTGACCGACCAGATCTGGAAAGAGGTCGAGCCGCTGTACATGGCGCTGCACACCTATGTACGGTGGAAGCTGAACGAGAAATACGGCGATGCGGTGCAGGCGAAGACCGGCCCGATCCGCAGCGACCTGCTCGGCAACATGTGGGCGCAGGAATGGGGCAATATCTACGATATCGTCGCGCCCAAGGGGGCCGGTGACGTCGGCTACGATACCGGCGAGCTGCTGAAGGCCAAGGGGTACGACCCTGTGAAGATGGTCCGCCAGGGCGAGGCGTTCTATTCATCGCTGGGCTTCGCGCCGCTGCCCGAGACGTTCTGGCAGCGTTCGCAGATCGTCAAGCCGGCGGACCGCGAGGTGATCTGCCACGCATCGGCATGGGATATCGACAATGCCGACGACATCCGCATCAAGATGTGCACCAAGGTGAACGGCGACGATTTCGTCACCATCCATCACGAGCTTGGCCACAATTACTATCAGCGCGCGTACAAGAACCAGCTGTTCCTGTACAAGAACGGCGCCAACGACGGATTCCACGAGGCGATCGGCGATACCGTCGCGCTGTCGATCACGCCGGATTATCTGGTGAAGATCGGGCTGCTCGCGCCGGCGCAGGTGCCGGCCCCCGACAAGGACATCGGGCTGCTGCTGCGCCAGGCGATGGACAAGGTGGCGTTCCTGCCGTTCGGCCTGCTGGTCGACAAATGGCGGTGGGACGTGTTTTCGGGCAAGATCGGGACCGGCGACTATCAGAAGGGCTGGGACGCGTTGCGCCTGAAGTACCAGGGCATCAAGCCGCCGGTGGCGCGCGACGAGACCAAGTTCGACGCGGGCGCCAAGTATCACATTCCCGCGACGGTGCCGTACACGCGCTATTTCCTGGCGCGGGTGCTGCAGTTCCAGTTCTACAAGGCGGCGTGCGATCAGGCGGGCTGGAAGGGGCCGCTGCATCGCTGTTCGTTCTATGACAACAAGGCGGTAGGGCAGAAGCTCGACGCGATGCTGAGCATGGGCCAGTCGAAGCCGTGGCCGGATGCGTTGCAGGTGATGACCGGATCGCGGCAGATGTCGGGCAAGGCGCTGGTCGACTATTTCGCGCCGCTGAAGACGTGGCTGGACCAGCAGAACAAGGGCAAGCCGACCGGCTGGTGA
- a CDS encoding DUF6975 family protein codes for MLDTAHIGWHTGAWDLVTQLGAADGSATHPHLAFLISADAPPRDLSDAIHALCAVHGDHPGLAAEARTHCVQPDACDWLSAVADAFVAERSYIAQLAAAAGPLPSTPGQAETEAALITSHHAIEMLATSERRGCATGAVAALVQDWATIRLLLDHAATRFGVEAVPASFPPLAETASSVTMLGGTPATERAVRFGAQQLLAQHRALWDLLEARASARGA; via the coding sequence ATGTTGGATACGGCACATATCGGCTGGCACACGGGCGCCTGGGACCTCGTTACCCAGCTGGGCGCCGCCGACGGCAGCGCAACGCACCCGCATCTCGCCTTCCTGATCTCGGCCGACGCGCCGCCGCGCGACCTGTCGGATGCCATCCACGCGCTGTGCGCCGTCCACGGCGACCATCCCGGCCTCGCCGCGGAGGCGCGCACCCATTGCGTGCAGCCCGACGCCTGCGACTGGCTGAGCGCGGTCGCGGACGCCTTCGTCGCCGAACGCAGCTATATCGCGCAACTCGCCGCCGCCGCCGGCCCCCTGCCCTCGACGCCGGGTCAGGCGGAAACCGAAGCCGCGCTCATCACCAGCCACCATGCGATCGAGATGCTGGCGACATCGGAACGGCGCGGCTGCGCCACCGGTGCGGTCGCCGCGCTGGTGCAGGATTGGGCGACGATCCGCCTGCTGCTCGACCACGCCGCCACCCGCTTCGGGGTCGAGGCGGTGCCGGCGAGCTTCCCGCCGCTCGCCGAAACCGCATCCAGCGTCACCATGCTCGGCGGCACGCCCGCCACCGAACGCGCCGTCCGCTTCGGCGCGCAGCAGCTGCTCGCCCAGCATCGCGCCTTGTGGGACCTGCTCGAGGCACGCGCCAGCGCCCGCGGGGCCTGA
- a CDS encoding AMP nucleosidase — MTTASQIVADLDRLYRASVDRLQTALNAYLTDGTPPSPQSRIDGSFAYPVIRLRYASVGDRPAPLRSFGRLVSPGDYTISVTKPALFADYLTEQLTLLIEDYDVTVEAVAGRQEIPFPYVLDPGHALSLDTVSATELARHFPATELAHIGDEIADGLWISDGGSRPLALFDALRTDFSLARLRHYMGTPSEHTQRFVLFTNYHRYVDEFVRWGASQLGPESRFTALSGAGNIVIDNPGDVDKLVNDSAWRRHQMPAYHLMADDRTGITLVNIGVGPSNAKTICDHLAVMRPEAWLMIGHCGGLRPSQRIGDYVLAHAYLRDDHVLDDVLPPEIPVPAIAEVQQALARASEIVSGQSGEELKRRLRTGTIVTTDDRNWELRYSASALRFSLSRAVGIDMESATIAAQGYRFRVPYGTLLCVSDKPLHGELKLPGQANRFYERAISEHMRIGIETCEQLRLEGEKLHSRKLRAFDEPPFR; from the coding sequence ATGACAACCGCATCCCAGATCGTCGCCGACCTCGACCGCCTCTATCGTGCTTCGGTCGACCGCTTGCAGACCGCGCTCAACGCCTATCTCACCGATGGCACGCCGCCCTCGCCGCAAAGCCGCATCGACGGCTCGTTCGCCTATCCCGTCATCCGCCTGCGCTACGCCAGCGTCGGCGATCGTCCGGCGCCGCTGCGCTCGTTCGGCCGCCTCGTCTCGCCCGGCGACTATACGATCAGCGTCACCAAGCCGGCGCTGTTCGCCGACTATCTGACCGAACAGCTGACCCTGCTGATCGAGGATTACGACGTCACGGTCGAAGCGGTCGCGGGACGGCAGGAAATCCCCTTCCCCTACGTCCTCGACCCCGGCCACGCCCTCAGCCTCGACACCGTGTCGGCGACCGAACTCGCCCGCCATTTCCCGGCCACCGAACTGGCGCACATCGGCGACGAGATCGCCGACGGCCTGTGGATATCGGACGGCGGCAGCCGCCCGCTCGCGCTGTTCGACGCGCTGCGCACCGACTTCAGCCTCGCCCGCCTGCGCCACTATATGGGGACGCCGTCGGAACACACGCAGCGCTTCGTGCTGTTCACCAACTACCACCGCTACGTCGACGAATTCGTCCGCTGGGGCGCATCGCAACTCGGCCCGGAAAGCCGCTTCACCGCGCTGTCCGGCGCCGGCAACATCGTCATCGACAATCCCGGCGACGTCGACAAACTGGTCAACGACAGCGCGTGGCGTCGGCACCAGATGCCCGCCTATCACCTGATGGCGGACGATCGCACCGGCATCACCCTGGTCAACATCGGCGTCGGCCCGTCCAATGCCAAGACGATCTGCGACCACCTGGCGGTCATGCGGCCCGAGGCGTGGCTGATGATCGGCCATTGCGGCGGCCTGCGCCCCAGCCAGCGCATCGGCGACTATGTCCTCGCCCACGCCTATCTGCGCGACGACCATGTGCTCGATGACGTGCTGCCCCCCGAAATTCCAGTCCCCGCGATCGCCGAGGTGCAGCAGGCGCTCGCCCGCGCGTCGGAGATCGTCAGCGGCCAGTCGGGCGAAGAACTGAAGCGGCGCCTGCGCACCGGCACGATCGTCACCACCGATGATCGCAACTGGGAATTGCGCTATTCCGCCTCGGCGCTGCGTTTTTCGCTGTCGCGCGCGGTCGGCATCGACATGGAATCGGCGACCATCGCCGCGCAGGGATATCGCTTCCGGGTCCCCTATGGCACGCTGTTGTGCGTCTCCGACAAGCCGCTCCACGGCGAACTGAAGCTGCCCGGACAGGCCAACCGCTTCTACGAACGCGCGATCAGCGAGCATATGCGGATCGGTATCGAAACCTGCGAACAGCTGCGGCTGGAAGGTGAGAAGCTGCACAGCCGCAAGCTGCGCGCCTTCGACGAACCGCCATTCCGGTGA